A genomic stretch from Caulobacter sp. FWC2 includes:
- a CDS encoding type 1 glutamine amidotransferase family protein: protein MTVAVAFLQPGWADWEAGSVLALLRRELKVQIEIATPDGAPETSIGGVLAASDYRFDDPVLNDADVFILIGSDAWAEGENKAVSGLLRQAFADGKVVAGICAGTTALAHAGLFEGRKHTSNGQDWLAKTVTDYPGAEHYVDTPRAVSDGKVVSASGLAPVTFAAAVARLIAPEAEEAIAGYEAMFGREFSAE, encoded by the coding sequence ATGACCGTAGCCGTCGCCTTTTTGCAGCCGGGCTGGGCCGATTGGGAAGCCGGGAGCGTGCTGGCCCTGCTGCGCCGCGAGCTGAAGGTCCAGATCGAGATCGCCACGCCGGACGGCGCGCCCGAGACCTCGATCGGCGGCGTGCTGGCCGCGTCCGACTACCGCTTCGACGATCCGGTGCTGAACGACGCCGACGTCTTCATCCTGATCGGCAGCGACGCGTGGGCCGAGGGCGAGAACAAGGCGGTCAGCGGCCTGCTGCGCCAGGCCTTCGCCGACGGCAAGGTGGTGGCCGGCATCTGTGCCGGAACCACGGCCCTGGCCCATGCCGGCCTGTTCGAGGGGCGCAAGCACACCTCGAACGGACAGGACTGGCTGGCCAAGACCGTCACCGACTATCCGGGCGCCGAGCACTATGTCGACACGCCCAGGGCGGTCAGCGACGGCAAGGTGGTCAGCGCCTCGGGCCTGGCCCCGGTGACCTTCGCCGCCGCCGTCGCACGCCTGATCGCCCCGGAAGCCGAGGAGGCGATCGCGGGCTACGAGGCGATGTTCGGGCGGGAGTTTTCGGCGGAATAG
- a CDS encoding alpha/beta hydrolase → MTPTPSLFEAPRRDRDDPPILIVPGLYNSGPDHWQSHWERELPNAQRVEQQDWERPLLGDWTISLAEAIRQNPGAILVAHSLGCALICHLAQVTGGRGVGGAMLVAPADVNREGPAGRLLVGFSPIPRQRLPFPSLVVASRDDPYVEIERAEAFARSWGSEFVDLGRAGHINVESGHGAWVKGRGLLRGLVQRVAAAERL, encoded by the coding sequence ATGACCCCAACGCCCTCCCTCTTCGAAGCGCCTCGCCGCGACCGCGATGACCCGCCGATCCTGATCGTGCCGGGTCTCTACAACTCCGGCCCCGACCACTGGCAGAGCCATTGGGAACGCGAGCTGCCCAACGCCCAGCGCGTCGAGCAGCAGGACTGGGAGCGCCCGTTGCTGGGCGACTGGACCATCAGCCTGGCCGAGGCCATCCGCCAGAACCCCGGCGCGATCCTGGTCGCCCATAGCCTGGGCTGCGCCCTGATCTGCCACCTGGCCCAGGTGACCGGCGGACGCGGCGTCGGCGGCGCCATGCTGGTCGCCCCGGCCGACGTCAATCGCGAGGGTCCGGCCGGCCGCCTGCTGGTCGGCTTCTCCCCCATACCCCGCCAGCGGTTGCCGTTTCCGAGCCTGGTCGTGGCCAGCCGCGACGACCCCTATGTCGAGATCGAGCGGGCCGAGGCGTTCGCACGGAGCTGGGGGTCGGAGTTTGTGGACCTCGGCCGCGCTGGGCACATCAATGTGGAGTCGGGGCACGGGGCGTGGGTGAAGGGGCGCGGTCTGCTGCGGGGGCTGGTGCAGCGGGTGGCGGCCGCTGAGCGGCTTTAG
- the msrB gene encoding peptide-methionine (R)-S-oxide reductase MsrB has protein sequence MTDTATLSTAGFDLTAPTEAERERLEADLTAEEARVLLHHGTEAPFCGGLLGEKSPGVYACRLCGLPLFKHETKFESGTGWPSFYAPFAEDHVLGIRDDSYGMVRIETRCARCDSHQGHVFPDGPAPTRLRYCINSVSLQFVKSGAPLPDPLHRGDKIAA, from the coding sequence ATGACAGACACAGCCACCCTTTCAACCGCCGGCTTCGACCTCACCGCGCCGACGGAAGCCGAACGCGAACGTCTGGAAGCCGACCTGACGGCCGAAGAGGCGCGCGTGCTTCTGCATCACGGCACCGAGGCCCCGTTCTGCGGCGGCCTGCTGGGCGAGAAGAGCCCCGGCGTCTACGCCTGCCGCCTGTGCGGCCTGCCGCTGTTCAAGCACGAGACCAAGTTCGAGAGCGGCACGGGCTGGCCCAGCTTCTACGCCCCGTTCGCCGAGGACCACGTGCTGGGCATCCGCGACGACTCGTACGGCATGGTCCGCATCGAGACCCGCTGCGCCCGCTGCGACAGCCACCAGGGCCACGTCTTCCCGGACGGCCCGGCCCCGACGCGCCTGCGCTACTGCATCAACTCGGTGTCGCTGCAATTCGTGAAGTCGGGCGCCCCCCTCCCCGATCCGCTGCATCGCGGCGACAAGATCGCGGCGTAG